A DNA window from Parabacteroides johnsonii DSM 18315 contains the following coding sequences:
- a CDS encoding sensor histidine kinase, giving the protein MTLKASPYDQLTREELIRLLEARDNEPDNAEVCISSETPTIKRIISEVLVILFNEENKPIEKAMNLLLDYFSADWGYVAIFEEDGLTANFTCEVMSTWVKAPKDDRNKLTYDIIPWIIDTVKAGHDIVLGDIAGLPAEADIDKILLTEQQLKSMLIIPLTFHNKVQGFIGFDSVRMSRFWTAPEVEDMHIIAGIFSIIIERWQTNYNLEESRKRISKLSTKFQQFFNNLPIGVELYDAEGNLIDINDADTKIFGSSREQLLGVNLFKNPAVPEKILNQIKKKKAFSFPLAYDFNCIRDSRYYHSNISDETKYLMVKGIGLNDREFGHIGYLLIISDETEKQAKEEQTQNNLAILKAVLLSGHSLIAEYDIEKKELFVNPLLNETPEDNKLFNYLRNNKYMTIEGVQQIIRSTDNVNLLFQVIGGKQDHCSFECRTAIENETIWIRINAQAYKTKGSRRQNKMICHVTNITEEKLLEEKLHHAEYETRQSELEIQKVREADKLKSAFLANMSHEIRTPLNAIIGFSNILAETDDKEEKEEFVKIINKNSDLLLRLITDILDFSKIESGILDYSLADTSLKEIFHEQYQVHALKMPEKVSLICDFDALPDILIHTDPKRVTQVISNLISNAAKFTEEGSISFSYRIVEGYVLIEVIDTGIGISLQHQQSIFDRFVKINSFKQGTGLGLTICKTIIEALNGTIGVDSRPGEGARFWFTLPYNG; this is encoded by the coding sequence ATGACTCTTAAAGCATCGCCATACGATCAGTTGACCCGGGAAGAATTGATACGATTACTGGAAGCCAGAGATAATGAACCTGACAATGCCGAGGTTTGTATATCCTCGGAGACGCCGACAATCAAACGTATTATTTCTGAAGTCCTGGTAATCCTTTTCAACGAAGAAAACAAGCCTATCGAAAAAGCAATGAATTTGTTACTGGACTATTTCAGTGCTGATTGGGGCTACGTTGCCATCTTTGAAGAAGACGGGTTGACGGCCAATTTCACATGTGAAGTGATGAGTACGTGGGTAAAGGCTCCTAAAGATGATCGGAATAAGTTGACATACGATATAATCCCGTGGATTATTGACACCGTCAAAGCCGGACACGATATCGTGTTGGGAGATATTGCCGGTTTACCCGCCGAAGCGGACATCGATAAAATCCTGCTGACCGAACAGCAACTGAAGTCTATGCTGATCATTCCACTTACCTTCCATAATAAAGTACAAGGTTTCATTGGTTTCGATTCGGTCCGGATGAGCCGTTTCTGGACTGCTCCGGAAGTGGAGGATATGCATATCATTGCCGGTATTTTCTCCATCATAATTGAACGCTGGCAAACCAATTATAACCTGGAAGAGTCGAGAAAACGTATCTCCAAGCTGAGCACAAAGTTTCAGCAGTTTTTCAATAATCTGCCGATCGGGGTGGAATTATACGATGCGGAAGGTAACTTGATCGATATAAACGATGCCGACACCAAAATCTTCGGTAGCTCCCGTGAACAGTTGTTAGGAGTCAACCTGTTCAAGAATCCGGCTGTTCCAGAGAAAATTCTTAATCAGATCAAGAAGAAGAAGGCATTCAGTTTTCCGCTTGCATATGATTTCAATTGTATACGGGATTCCCGCTATTATCATTCCAATATTTCCGATGAAACCAAATATCTGATGGTGAAAGGAATCGGGTTGAACGACCGGGAATTTGGGCATATCGGCTATTTGCTGATCATTTCCGACGAAACGGAAAAACAAGCCAAAGAGGAGCAGACGCAAAACAATTTGGCGATCTTGAAAGCTGTCCTCTTGTCCGGCCATTCCCTTATTGCCGAATATGATATTGAAAAGAAAGAATTGTTTGTCAATCCACTTCTGAACGAAACACCGGAGGATAACAAGCTTTTCAACTATTTGAGAAATAATAAGTATATGACGATCGAAGGTGTACAACAGATTATTCGTTCGACCGATAATGTCAACTTGCTTTTCCAGGTGATAGGAGGGAAGCAGGATCATTGCAGCTTTGAATGTCGTACCGCTATTGAAAACGAAACGATCTGGATTCGTATCAATGCGCAGGCTTATAAGACGAAAGGGAGCAGGCGACAGAACAAAATGATCTGCCATGTTACTAACATCACCGAAGAAAAACTGTTGGAAGAGAAATTGCACCATGCGGAATATGAAACCCGGCAGTCGGAGTTGGAGATACAAAAGGTACGTGAGGCGGATAAGCTGAAATCGGCTTTCCTCGCCAATATGAGCCATGAGATCCGGACGCCGCTTAACGCCATAATCGGCTTTTCCAATATTCTTGCCGAGACTGACGATAAAGAAGAAAAAGAAGAGTTTGTCAAAATAATCAATAAGAATAGTGATTTGCTCCTTCGTCTGATTACTGACATACTTGATTTTTCCAAAATAGAATCGGGCATCTTGGATTATTCGCTTGCCGATACCAGTCTGAAAGAGATCTTTCATGAGCAGTATCAGGTACACGCGTTGAAAATGCCTGAAAAGGTTTCTTTGATCTGTGACTTCGATGCTCTGCCGGACATTCTCATCCATACCGATCCGAAGCGAGTCACGCAGGTGATTTCGAATTTGATCTCGAACGCGGCCAAATTTACGGAGGAGGGAAGCATAAGTTTTTCTTACCGCATTGTAGAAGGCTATGTCCTGATCGAAGTAATTGATACGGGTATCGGAATATCGCTTCAGCATCAGCAGTCGATCTTCGACCGCTTCGTGAAAATTAACTCGTTCAAGCAGGGAACCGGTTTAGGTCTGACAATCTGCAAAACCATTATCGAAGCTCTTAACGGGACAATCGGTGTCGATTCGAGGCCGGGAGAAGGTGCGCGGTTTTGGTTTACGCTCCCTTACAACGGGTAG
- a CDS encoding phosphatase PAP2 family protein — protein sequence MRLFSNIISGMFHPLLMVTYGVVLALTFTYLAIYPPTMKLLLAGGTFLSTAVIPGAFIFMMVKNGAAVDLELSDRHERVVPYLIFITSIMVCAFYMYKMMLPFWFISLLLGACVALILALLINFFWKISAHAIGIGGLLGGIMGVARIHLINPYWAFIIVILIAGLVGTSRIFLKRHTPMQVYAGFCLGFICTFVASFLSYIYLFI from the coding sequence ATGAGGTTATTTTCAAATATCATATCCGGTATGTTCCATCCGTTGCTGATGGTGACGTATGGAGTCGTGCTGGCTCTCACCTTCACGTATCTGGCAATCTATCCGCCGACCATGAAGCTGTTGCTCGCAGGCGGAACATTCCTGTCTACCGCGGTTATCCCCGGAGCATTCATCTTTATGATGGTAAAAAACGGGGCGGCAGTCGATCTGGAACTGTCGGATAGACATGAGCGTGTGGTTCCGTATCTGATCTTTATCACATCGATCATGGTCTGCGCTTTCTATATGTATAAAATGATGTTGCCGTTCTGGTTCATCTCCTTGCTATTAGGTGCCTGTGTAGCATTAATCTTGGCACTGCTCATCAACTTTTTCTGGAAAATCAGCGCCCATGCGATCGGGATAGGCGGATTGTTGGGCGGCATTATGGGGGTAGCGCGGATCCACTTGATAAATCCTTACTGGGCTTTTATCATCGTGATCCTGATAGCAGGGCTGGTAGGTACTTCGCGTATCTTTCTGAAAAGGCATACTCCCATGCAGGTATATGCCGGGTTTTGTCTCGGATTTATATGTACCTTTGTAGCCTCATTCTTGAGTTATATCTATTTATTCATCTAA
- the gcvH gene encoding glycine cleavage system protein GcvH: protein MNFPADLKYTKDHEWIRVDGNVAYVGITDYAQGELGEIVFVDITTEGEVVAKEEVFGTIEAVKTVSDLFMPVSGEVIEANAELDDKPELVNEDVYGNGWLIKISISDPSELDELMSAAEYEQMIAK, encoded by the coding sequence ATGAATTTTCCTGCAGATTTAAAGTACACAAAAGATCATGAATGGATCCGTGTAGATGGCAATGTAGCTTACGTTGGTATTACCGATTACGCTCAGGGCGAACTGGGTGAAATCGTTTTCGTCGACATCACGACAGAAGGCGAAGTTGTTGCCAAAGAAGAAGTTTTCGGTACAATCGAAGCTGTAAAGACCGTTTCAGACCTGTTCATGCCGGTAAGCGGTGAAGTGATCGAAGCAAATGCCGAGCTGGATGACAAACCTGAATTGGTGAATGAAGATGTATATGGCAATGGATGGTTAATCAAGATTTCTATCTCAGATCCTTCTGAACTGGATGAACTGATGTCTGCTGCCGAATACGAACAAATGATTGCGAAATGA
- the purE gene encoding 5-(carboxyamino)imidazole ribonucleotide mutase has protein sequence MTPVVSIIMGSTSDLPVMEKAAKLLDEMEIPFEMHALSAHRTPAEVEVFAKGAKDRGIKVIIAAAGMAAHLCGVIASMTTVPVIGVPINSTLDGMDALLAIVQMPPGIPVATVGINGALNAGILAVQMLAVGDEQLQDKLAAYKEDLKKKIVKANEELAKVSFKYKTN, from the coding sequence ATGACACCTGTAGTAAGCATTATCATGGGCAGTACCTCGGACCTGCCCGTAATGGAAAAAGCGGCTAAACTGCTTGACGAGATGGAAATCCCGTTCGAAATGCACGCTTTGTCCGCCCATCGTACGCCAGCTGAAGTGGAAGTATTCGCCAAAGGAGCCAAAGACCGCGGTATCAAAGTGATTATTGCGGCTGCCGGCATGGCTGCCCACCTGTGCGGTGTAATCGCTTCGATGACGACAGTCCCTGTGATCGGCGTGCCTATCAATTCGACACTCGACGGTATGGACGCTTTGCTGGCCATCGTACAGATGCCTCCGGGAATTCCGGTCGCCACTGTCGGTATCAACGGTGCTTTGAACGCCGGTATCCTGGCAGTCCAAATGCTTGCCGTCGGAGACGAACAACTCCAAGATAAGCTTGCCGCCTATAAGGAAGACCTTAAAAAGAAGATCGTAAAAGCAAACGAAGAACTGGCTAAGGTTTCCTTCAAATACAAAACGAATTAG
- the rpoN gene encoding RNA polymerase factor sigma-54, with product MLKQQLQQKLQQKLSPQQIQLIRLLELPAIELEERVKHELEDNPALEEGKEIADDFDRTDESGEEPSSNEMEGGNETDTDLSLGDYMSEDDIPDYKLRELSERAEKKEDVPFSVSESLNEYLLQQLGLRDLPEKQVKIAEYIIGNIDDDGYLRRDLSAIADDLVFQAGQDVTEKEIETVLTIIQDFDPAGVGARNLQECLLLQLARREKTPETELATRMLTNFFEEFTRKHYDKIIRGLDIDEAALKKAIREITTLDPKPCASWGGSMETALSQIIPDFVVEATGGELILSMNNRGIPDMRINREYAEMFQDYAGNKANQTAQMKEAVQFVKQKLDSAQWFIDAIKQRQETLQRTMETIILLQRDFFLTGDEATLRPMILKDVAERAGYDISTISRVSNSKYVQTNFGIYPLKYFFSESMQTDSGEEISTREVKKIMKEHIDGEDKRKPLTDEELASILKEKGYIIARRTVAKYREQLGIPVARLRKEI from the coding sequence ATGTTGAAGCAACAGTTACAACAAAAGTTACAGCAAAAACTCTCTCCGCAGCAGATTCAGTTGATCCGGCTTCTGGAACTTCCCGCCATAGAGCTGGAAGAACGCGTGAAGCATGAACTGGAAGACAATCCCGCTTTGGAAGAAGGAAAGGAAATTGCGGATGACTTTGACCGTACTGACGAAAGTGGCGAGGAGCCTTCATCTAACGAGATGGAGGGAGGAAACGAAACAGACACCGACCTTTCACTCGGTGACTATATGAGTGAGGACGACATACCCGATTACAAACTTCGTGAGTTGAGTGAGCGGGCAGAAAAAAAAGAGGATGTTCCTTTCTCGGTCAGCGAATCCCTGAACGAATATCTGCTCCAACAACTCGGACTACGGGATTTGCCGGAGAAGCAGGTGAAGATCGCCGAATATATCATCGGAAACATAGATGATGACGGCTATCTACGCCGTGACCTGTCCGCCATAGCCGATGACCTGGTGTTTCAGGCGGGACAGGATGTGACGGAAAAAGAAATAGAGACAGTTCTTACTATCATACAAGACTTTGATCCGGCAGGAGTCGGCGCCCGTAATCTTCAGGAGTGCCTTCTTCTCCAGTTGGCCCGTCGGGAAAAAACACCTGAGACGGAGTTAGCAACCCGGATGTTAACTAATTTTTTCGAAGAGTTTACCCGTAAACATTACGACAAGATCATAAGAGGACTGGATATCGACGAGGCCGCCCTGAAAAAGGCCATTCGTGAGATAACAACCCTCGATCCTAAACCTTGTGCCAGTTGGGGCGGTTCTATGGAAACAGCTTTGAGCCAGATCATTCCCGATTTTGTAGTGGAGGCGACAGGTGGTGAACTGATCCTGAGCATGAACAACCGGGGAATCCCCGATATGCGCATCAACCGTGAATATGCGGAGATGTTTCAGGATTATGCCGGTAACAAAGCGAACCAGACAGCCCAAATGAAGGAAGCTGTCCAATTTGTGAAACAGAAACTCGATTCCGCCCAATGGTTCATCGATGCCATCAAGCAGCGTCAGGAAACTTTGCAGCGCACGATGGAAACGATCATCCTCTTGCAACGCGACTTCTTCCTCACCGGTGATGAAGCGACTTTACGGCCTATGATCCTCAAAGATGTGGCGGAACGAGCCGGATATGACATCTCGACAATCTCGCGTGTGAGCAACAGCAAGTACGTGCAGACAAATTTCGGTATTTATCCGCTCAAATATTTCTTCTCCGAATCGATGCAAACCGACAGCGGCGAAGAAATTTCCACCCGCGAGGTGAAAAAGATCATGAAAGAGCATATCGACGGAGAAGACAAGCGCAAACCGCTTACCGATGAAGAGCTGGCCTCCATCCTGAAAGAGAAAGGCTATATCATCGCCCGCCGTACGGTAGCCAAATACCGCGAACAATTGGGTATCCCGGTTGCACGGCTCAGAAAAGAAATATAA